The DNA window ccgttaaattatgaacggggatctcatgtatgtggcagtggatacgtccctgtcagcccagtactgtggtttgtctgatcagacatttattatgttatgggtcacttgctttgaaacatgcctctacgcaaaatgatgatgttatgtatgttctagtatgcagtatgtttatgacaaattttcacgttatggcacgtatatgttatgtacgtatgttcaagttttagtacgcaaattcaagttcaagtatgtatgtgctactttaaagttgcatgcggttttattatgtagtactcgctatttcccagtttatacgtgttgaggctttagactcactagacttgatcgatgcaggtgagtatgttgatgatgagacaggaggtggcgaccaggaggcaggcttggactgagcgggaggctaactcgaggaccgcaatgtttatgtttttatgcgaatgttaatttactctgatttcatgttttgagggaagcactttgagcaaaccttttgtgagcaaattttatggTAGTTATTTTggacaaccatgtcttatgggggacttggttgagatattttatggcaaactttgaatgttattttatgtttaagaaaatttttaatttttccgcaaattttgagtatgaaaagtatgGTACGTTACAATATTCATCTATATTTTGATGCAAGTACATATCATATGTTATGAGGTACAATTCACACTAAATCGGGTATAAATGAtttaaaatcatgtacaaatgtaCATTAATTTATGGGTACAATGTACTCAACACATATGTACATTGTAATCAATTCATGTGTATATTGTGATCAATTTGTGTGTACATTGTCCTCGAGTAGTTAAATATTATTCTGTGTTTACTAATTTATGATTAAATATTAGATTAGTTAGATATACTCGATTATTTAACATTTGTACTCATAGTTACACATAATATACCCAATAAAGCAATTTTTGTACTCAATTTTCTCTTCTAAAATGATATGTACCATTTAAAATACCAGGTAACCCAAATTCTGAAAAGTGAACAAATGATACACCAAACTTTCCCAGaaacaaataaattttaacatAAATAGATATTGAAGTGTGTAACAACTAACACAAACACGATAATAATCAATTATGTGTCTTCATTACATAATTTAAACCAACAATTAAACATAGACTTCAAATGTTCAAACTCCAGTACTACTGTAAATTCTTAACCATCAGAATAGTGAGGAGTAATTAATTACTCAAACTTGTTTTTCAACAATCCATTTTCATCAGATAATATTGTGGCGGCCAAACGTGCTTGATAAGTGTCCATCTTCACATCCTATGCATAGCTCCAGATCTCATTTGTGTCACGAAGACACGAAAATCGAGGGTTGCACATTGTTGACGACAAGGTTCTCTTAACACTGGCTTACTTACAAGGTCGAATCCCCATAAGTGACGTATAGAACCAGCCAAAAACTTTGTCTGCAACAAACAATACTTTCAAAATTTAATCTTAATTTGTATTTACATAAACTTTGAACATTCAAAGTAAACTTACATAAACTTTGGCTTTCCCAACTGAGAATGTATCATGCATGGAGTTCCACACTTTAGATATCCTTTCATCTCTTTTGTAAACCAACAAAAACCAATGCCACCTGTCATTAATAGGGAAAATGATGTATCTGCATCTTCTAAATAATTCTCCAGTCAGTTCCTGCAGTCTAGCCATCGTGAAAGATGTCATCAGTGAAAGAAAAGCTCCATAATCATCCCGATGACCATCGATCTTTTCCCATGTTGTTCCAACTTCGTAAGGACTTCTTTCTACACATTGAAGAACACATGTACTCATTTATCTTAATATAGTAAaacgaaaacaaaaaaaaaaaaacgcaaAAATCGGACTGCTACGAACCTGCACCATTGTGTCCATGCAAGAAATCTCAAATCCATGCTGCAAACTTTTCTTTTTCATAATTCTCATGTAAACATTAATTATCTCAGACTCAACAGGATCACCAAAAAGAAAATGACATAATATCGGTCCACTTAAACTCATAACCGCATCTTCCCAAACGACAACACTACAAAATagaaaattcatttttcattaaaaaatttgGGACACATTATTACGAAAATAAGAAGAAGAAACATACGGAAGATCAACGTACTCCAACTCTTTTCTAGCAAGAAAGTTTGTCACCAATTTTCTCTTTTCATCATCAGCTTCTTCATGTCCACAGAAATCTGATCTACCTTGAAACTCATCCATGACAACCTTGCCAGGAGTATTGCATTTCTTCTCAACATCTATAACTTCCTGTCCAAAAGCGGCGATATAGTCAGCCATATAACAGAAAATCCaaacatcaataacaacaatagTACTGAAAAACAGAAAAACTAAATTAAACTTAATACAGTCGATTTCGAAATAATTGACACTTCATTTACCTGTTTTGTCACCTTCCTCTTACGTCTTGGTGTTGAGCTAGGTGGAGTCACAAACATGGaacctttttttttcttcacacGATCATCCCTAGCCCTAACATGATCCGCAATTGAAGATTGAGAAATAGTTTTCTTCTCCACTTCAGAAGTAGCAACAAAACTACCACCAATGCTCTCATCAACACAAGCATTCAAAGAATGGGATTCAtctaactctttcttttctctagCCAAATCAGAAACAACTGCATTTACCACTACGTCAACAAAATCACAAAAGTTAGCTCTTGCATCATGTGGTGACTCAAAAGTCACATTTTCTTCTGTTTTATCAACCTTCTCCTCAGATTCAACAACATTCTCACGTTTATCCGCCACAGACCTTTTTCCCTTCATTCTACGTCGAACCATTTCACCCTCTAATTCAGCACATCTCTTTCTTAGTATCTTCAAATCATTCATTTGTTTCAGGACAAGTTTCTCAAAACGTTTTACTTCAGATCTATTCGTTTCTTGATTTAAAACAAGATTGATGTCCACTAACAACTTCTCCTCCTCACAAAATGGATGTATGGACAGAACCTATTCACAAATAAAAATAGATACAACTGTCAATCAACTAAACATTAATTTTGCACAACTAGATTaataaactaaaataattataagTACCTGAGTTGAATCTATGTGTTTCAACAACGTTTCAGTGCCAGCTGCATTTAGTGGGATCTTGCTTTTCCCCCAACAAAACAACTGAGGGTAAACATTTAAACCACGCCTTACTCCTAAAACTGGGACTGTCTCATATAACCAAgcttaaaacaaaaaataaaataaatgacaAATACTAAGATCATAATTAGTAAAGCTGAATACTAACCATCAATCCAACCGTGCATCCATCAACATAAAGTTTTTTCCCGATCTGACATATTTCTCGATATAAAAATCGGAAGGCAACATCTCCCCAAACATATTCAAAAAATATCGTAAGATCATCGAGATAAGGAAATATAAATCCAGGAGTGATATAATTGCATGTGGGAAATATTATGCAgttgaaaatgaacaaaatgaaagTTCTCACAAAAGCATCAATATCACATTCATCGTCACTTCTTGCAAGGAAAATCAGTTTTTCATAAATGGCTATTCGCTTCGCATTGGTGACCTTGCCGTCAAAATGACGTGTCAAATATTTGGACTCCATTTTCAGGTCCAAGTCAACTAGTTGTCCAATGTGATATAGGCCGAGCACAACAGAGAAATCAGCTGATTTGAAAGGGATGGTAATTTTATCACCAACAAAAAAAGAACATGAATCACCCTGAAATCTGTTTAGAAAATAATCAATCTGCCCACTACTGATAGCAAGGACTGGCATATCAATCCATTTGGCGAAAGGAGTATCATTTATCCGACTCATATGCTGCTCACCTAGAATTGGCTTCAATTCTCCCATCACAGTTTTAAAATAAGGAGGGGAACATCGTGAAAAATATTCTTTACCACTATTCTTCTCATTATAATCATGAAATAGTTTGTCTTCTGCAGTAGTTTCTACATTAAAAAGcattaaaaaattaaacaatAACTATTACAAACACAATTACAAAAAAGAATAAGAAACAGAACATAATTGCATATACACAAAACAGAAATTAGCATTTAGACATGTCTATTGATCAACAAATCTAGCCATGGTACTGGCCACAACAGTAGACGGAAAATTCCCTAATAATCACATAAAAATTGAATTGTGCATAACACAAGGAATTTGGAGCAGCAGCTTTGAAATCAAGAACAACTActaatttttgaatttaatcaaaatttCTAACAATATTAACAATACAACTAAAAAATTCGAATGAAtaacaatatcaagaataaagccTATAAATTGGGGAAAAAAGTTGTCATAACCTAAAAAACAATAACACTTTCAAAACCACAAAAAAGTTTCCACAATTAACAAACCCTAGACATTGACGAAAATGTGGTTCTCGTTCGTACCTTGCTTGGATTTCTCGTTCGTACCTTGCTTCGATTTCTTCTTATTTCGAGTTCTTCGACATTCATTCGAGGTGCTAGCTTCTGCAGATTTGTTTGTCTCCGTTTTTTTTTCGCCATTTGCTGCGTCTCAGTTGAAGCTTCCCTCTTTGTCGTGATATCCTTTCACTCGGCCGAACAAGCTCTGAAGAAGAAGGGAGAGAAGATATAATATAAAGGAGGGTAGTAAtgggtttttattaaatatgagGGTAATTCGGTATTTGTCTCTTCATTGGGGAGTTTAAACATACAAATACAATTTGTCAGGCATTGAATATAAATAGATTAACTATTGGGTACTGACCGTAAAGTTCAAAACTCCAATAAGAATTTATGTGCAATTTGCCGATAAATCGAAATGGGCTTAAAATAAATATCTTATGCAAAAACTAAAAGCCGAAACATCtcgtattttttaaaatttgtgtgaaaaaaGGTTAACAAGTTAAAAACATCTATTTGATGTACAATTTATTCCTAAATTTCTGTAATAAAATTTAATGAGCTAGTCAGTTAGCTAGAAactattttaacataaaaattcaCATTATCAGCTCATTAATCAATTTTACGAGACGAATTTCGTATCCAATCTgacacataaaaaaatattattttttatttcaaaatattattttttcactCCAAATATGAACCTGATTGACCCTCTTTTATTGTATTTTTCACTCCAAATATGAACCTGATTGACCCTCTTTTATTGTACAAATAGCTCTTTAAGGACATGTTCAACAaaccttaaaaaaaattaaagagacCCAAGTCAAAATTGATTTTTGCATGTAGTAGAAATAGATATTTGAATAGCATACtaaaatattcaaatatttatctatacatatattttttacacaaaaacTACTGTGAGAATGTCTCACAAATCAATT is part of the Primulina eburnea isolate SZY01 chromosome 1, ASM2296580v1, whole genome shotgun sequence genome and encodes:
- the LOC140812412 gene encoding uncharacterized protein, translated to MHGWIDAWLYETVPVLGVRRGLNVYPQLFCWGKSKIPLNAAGTETLLKHIDSTQVLSIHPFCEEEKLLVDINLVLNQETNRSEVKRFEKLVLKQMNDLKILRKRCAELEGEMVRRRMKGKRSVADKRENVVESEEKVDKTEENVTFESPHDARANFCDFVDVVVNAVVSDLAREKKELDESHSLNACVDESIGGSFVATSEVEKKTISQSSIADHVRARDDRVKKKKGSMFVTPPSSTPRRKRKVTKQEVIDVEKKCNTPGKVVMDEFQGRSDFCGHEEADDEKRKLVTNFLARKELEYVDLPVVVWEDAVMSLSGPILCHFLFGDPVESEIINVYMRIMKKKSLQHGFEISCMDTMVQKEVLTKLEQHGKRSMVIGMIMELFFH